The following proteins are co-located in the Candidatus Saccharimonadales bacterium genome:
- a CDS encoding alanine--tRNA ligase-related protein, which translates to MTAQEIRQKYLEFFKKQGHALIPRANLLPLGDPTTLFTGSGMQPLIQYLLGEKHPNGQRLVDSQTCLRAEDIDEVGDNRHTTFFEMLGNWSLGDYFKDEQLGWFLGFLTEEVGLSSDKLYVTCFIGDESLKLPRDETSAAIWQKLFKRHRLKAETADIGSAADGYKRGIKPNERIFYYDASKNWWSRAGLPNEMPIGEPGGPDSEVFYDFGTDHDPKYGAQCHPNCDCGRFLEIGNSVFMEYVRTKDGFKSLPNKNVDFGGGLERIAAASNNNPDVFKISLMWPVIEKLAEMSGKKYEDHIESKRIITDHLRAAVWLAVDGLVPSNKEQGYVMRRLIRRAVLNAHELGIEHGLSEAVVPVVVNTYKADFPEVAERAEMAVQTIAKEEKIFRQTLKKGLREFEKLAITISVNNKEVKDTKLTDAFYPYMKGADIFMLYDTYGFPVELSLEEAKKRGIEVDSNWRHDFNHLMEEQRARSRTATKGQFKGGLGGQSDAHKRLHTATHLLYATLKTVLGDHVIQRGANITKERLRFDFEHPGKLTDKEKVKVEKLINQQIDKCLPVGYTEYPTSEAISKGALGQFGDKYGDKVKVYTVGEGDQRYSFEICGGPHVDNTCELKETGRFKIIKEESSSSGIRRIKAVLK; encoded by the coding sequence ATGACAGCACAGGAAATCCGGCAAAAGTATTTAGAATTTTTTAAAAAACAGGGGCACGCACTTATCCCCCGAGCGAATTTGCTGCCGCTGGGTGACCCAACTACGCTCTTTACCGGCTCGGGCATGCAGCCGCTCATTCAATATTTGTTGGGAGAAAAACACCCCAACGGCCAGCGGTTGGTTGATTCACAAACCTGTCTTAGGGCCGAGGATATCGACGAGGTTGGCGACAACCGGCACACCACTTTTTTTGAGATGCTGGGCAACTGGTCTTTGGGCGATTATTTTAAAGACGAACAGCTCGGCTGGTTTTTGGGTTTTTTGACCGAGGAAGTCGGACTAAGCTCAGACAAACTTTATGTCACTTGTTTCATTGGAGACGAAAGCTTAAAACTCCCGCGTGACGAAACCTCGGCCGCCATCTGGCAGAAATTGTTTAAAAGACACAGGCTCAAGGCCGAAACAGCTGATATCGGCAGCGCGGCCGATGGCTATAAGCGCGGCATTAAGCCAAACGAACGAATATTTTATTACGATGCCAGCAAAAATTGGTGGAGCCGGGCCGGCCTGCCTAACGAGATGCCTATAGGCGAGCCGGGTGGACCCGATAGCGAGGTGTTTTATGATTTTGGCACTGATCACGATCCGAAATACGGTGCCCAATGCCACCCAAACTGCGATTGTGGCCGATTTTTAGAAATCGGCAACTCGGTCTTTATGGAATACGTCAGAACCAAAGATGGCTTTAAGTCCTTACCAAATAAAAACGTGGATTTTGGCGGCGGACTGGAGCGCATTGCCGCTGCCAGCAATAATAACCCTGATGTATTTAAAATTTCTCTGATGTGGCCGGTGATTGAAAAACTGGCAGAGATGTCCGGTAAAAAATATGAGGATCATATCGAATCAAAACGAATTATTACCGACCACTTGCGCGCCGCCGTTTGGTTGGCAGTCGACGGGCTAGTGCCGAGCAACAAAGAGCAGGGCTACGTTATGCGCCGGCTGATTCGGCGGGCCGTGTTAAACGCCCATGAACTCGGTATTGAGCATGGTCTGAGCGAGGCAGTGGTACCGGTAGTCGTAAATACGTACAAAGCTGATTTCCCGGAAGTGGCGGAGCGAGCCGAGATGGCGGTTCAAACCATAGCCAAAGAAGAAAAAATCTTCCGCCAAACGTTAAAAAAAGGATTGCGTGAGTTCGAAAAATTGGCCATAACAATTTCTGTAAACAACAAAGAAGTAAAAGATACAAAACTTACGGATGCTTTCTATCCCTATATGAAAGGGGCGGATATTTTTATGCTTTACGACACCTACGGTTTTCCGGTTGAGCTCAGTCTGGAAGAGGCTAAAAAACGCGGCATAGAAGTTGATAGCAACTGGCGGCACGACTTTAATCATTTGATGGAAGAACAGCGAGCTCGTTCACGCACCGCCACCAAGGGCCAGTTTAAAGGTGGTTTGGGCGGCCAGAGCGACGCTCATAAACGGCTGCATACCGCTACTCACCTGCTGTACGCTACGCTAAAGACAGTTTTAGGCGACCACGTTATTCAGCGGGGGGCTAATATCACCAAAGAGCGTCTGCGGTTTGACTTTGAGCATCCCGGAAAACTGACCGACAAAGAAAAAGTCAAAGTCGAGAAGTTGATAAACCAACAAATCGATAAATGCCTGCCGGTTGGCTATACGGAATATCCAACCAGCGAAGCAATCAGTAAAGGTGCATTGGGCCAGTTTGGCGATAAATATGGAGACAAGGTCAAGGTCTACACCGTGGGCGAGGGCGATCAGCGTTATAGCTTTGAAATTTGCGGCGGCCCGCACGTCGATAATACCTGCGAACTAAAGGAAACCGGCAGGTTTAAAATTATCAAGGAAGAGTCCAGCTCATCAGGCATACGTCGAATCAAAGCTGTTTTGAAGTAA
- the mnmA gene encoding tRNA 2-thiouridine(34) synthase MnmA has protein sequence MRVFVGLSGGVDSSVTAALLKAQGHQVTGVFMKNWTKNIGGVVCPWRQDMLDAKRVAVQLGIPFIVFDFQREYKQKVVDYMISDYKAGRTPNPDVMCNQEIKFKLFLDTARENGADKIATGHYARVSLEQSTTNSQQPKRERFVLKTGVDKNKDQSYFLYRMTEKALARTLLPIGELSKPKVREIAKKNQLITAQKPDSQGICFVGEVGIDDFIKEFVQVKPGRIIDVVTGKVIGQHGGAVLYTIGQRHGLNIGGGLPYYVTATDVRKNLVYATKQLDNEHLWQAQIQLSDTHWINEPPKAKAGYSCRVRYRSKLLSCQVRAIRSGRATVILNRAERAITPGQSVVIYDNDEVLGGGIIS, from the coding sequence ATGCGCGTATTTGTTGGTTTATCCGGCGGAGTCGATAGTTCCGTTACGGCGGCTTTATTAAAAGCGCAGGGACATCAAGTAACCGGGGTTTTTATGAAGAATTGGACTAAAAACATCGGCGGGGTGGTTTGTCCGTGGCGACAAGACATGCTAGACGCTAAACGTGTAGCCGTCCAGCTTGGGATTCCCTTTATAGTGTTTGATTTCCAGCGGGAATACAAGCAAAAAGTGGTGGACTATATGATTTCCGACTATAAAGCCGGCCGGACACCCAACCCGGACGTAATGTGTAATCAAGAAATAAAATTCAAGCTGTTTTTAGACACAGCCAGAGAAAATGGAGCCGACAAAATCGCCACTGGGCACTATGCTCGCGTTTCGCTAGAACAATCAACAACCAATAGCCAACAACCAAAAAGAGAGCGATTCGTGCTAAAAACAGGTGTTGATAAGAACAAGGACCAATCGTATTTTTTGTACCGGATGACGGAAAAAGCCTTAGCCAGGACGCTGCTGCCGATTGGCGAGCTGAGTAAACCTAAGGTCAGGGAAATTGCTAAAAAAAACCAACTGATTACCGCCCAGAAGCCAGACTCACAGGGTATTTGCTTTGTCGGCGAAGTCGGAATTGACGATTTTATTAAAGAGTTCGTACAGGTTAAACCGGGCCGGATAATTGATGTCGTCACGGGTAAAGTTATCGGCCAGCACGGCGGGGCCGTGCTGTATACGATTGGTCAAAGGCATGGCCTGAACATCGGCGGCGGCCTGCCATATTACGTTACCGCCACCGACGTCAGAAAAAATCTCGTATATGCTACTAAGCAGCTTGATAATGAACACCTCTGGCAAGCCCAAATTCAGTTGTCAGATACCCATTGGATAAACGAACCGCCCAAAGCCAAAGCCGGTTATAGCTGCCGGGTACGCTATCGCTCGAAACTTCTTAGTTGTCAGGTAAGAGCTATTAGGTCGGGGAGAGCTACGGTTATACTAAATCGAGCCGAACGAGCCATCACGCCCGGTCAGTCGGTAGTTATTTATGACAACGACGAAGTTTTGGGCGGCGGTATTATTAGTTAG